Genomic DNA from Myxococcota bacterium:
CGCAGCCAGCACGGGCCAGGAGCCGTCGCGGTCCGCCTCGACGAGCAGACGGCGGAACACGTGCAAGAGCGGCGCGGCGCACAGCGCCGTGGTGATGGCCGCGCCCGGCGCCCGCGCCAGGTGGTCGGCCCAGGCGATCTCGCTGCCCGGCGCGAACATGCGCTGCGCCGCGCCCACGAGCGCGAAGTTCACGAGCGTGTACACGGCCACGTAGCCCGCCCAGGGCGCCGCAGCGCGCAGGTAGAGCGCCCGGTCGAGCAGCCGCGTGGCGGCGCAGGCCGTGCCGCAGGCCAGCGCGAACAGGCCCGGCGGCGAGCCGGAGAGCACGTCCTCGACGAAGCCGGCCCCGAAGGCCAGCACCAGGCCCTGGGCACCACCGCCGCGCAGGCCGAGGGCCAGGGCGTAGACCAGCACGAGGTTGGGCTGGGCCAGGGTCGGCAGCACCAGCCGCGCCACCGTCTGCGCCAGCAGAAGGGCGATCCCGATGCCCACGAGCCGCAGCAGCGAGCTCATTCCGGCGGGTCCGTGATGGGAGCCGGCGCCGGGGCCGCGGGCGTGATGCCGGGGCTCGGGGGCGGCAGCTCGGGCGGCGGGCTGATGGGGGCGGCTGCGGGCGGTGCCGCGGGCTTGTGCGCCTTGGGCTCCGCGGGCTTGGCGGCGGGCTTGGGAGCCACGGCCACGGCCTTGGGCGCCGCGCCCGGCTTCGGCGGCGCCGGCCACAGGCCCTCGTCGGCCGCCGAGAACGACTCCTCGTCGGGGATCTGGCGCTGCTCGAGGATCACGAACACCTCCTCGAGCCGGGTGAAGTCCACGGCGGGCGCGATCTTCGCCGAGAGGAACAGGCCGGAGCTCTTGCGGTCGACGCTGGCCACGCGCCCGAGCACCAGGCCCTTCGGGTAGACCGTGCCCAGGCCCGAGGTGAGCAGCACGTCGCCGGTCTCGAGGCTCTCCTCGCGCAGCACGTACTCGAAGTCGCACTCGTGCCCCGACGTGCCGCGCACCGTGCCGCGCGCGCGCGTGCGCTCGATGTAGGCGTCGACCCGGCTCTGCGGGTCGACCACGAGCAGCACCTTCGAGGCGCCCGGCGTCGTGCCGGACACGAGCCCGACCACGCCCGACTCGGTGATCACGGGCATGCCCGGCCGGATGCCCGCGGCCGCGCCCTGGTCGATGATGAGTGACTGGAACCAGTTCGAGAGGTCCTGGTGGATGACGTTCGCGGGCACCATCGGGACCTCGCGCTGCGCGCGGAAGCCCGAGAGCTTCTGGAAGCGCTCCGACGACAGGATCGCCTCGCGGTACTGGTGGTTCTCCTCCTCGGCGCGCGCCAGACGGCCGCGCAGGCGCTCGTTCTCCTCGCGCACGCCCACCAGCGACACGTAGTCGCCCCATACGTCGCGCAGCTCCCAGAGCGGCAGGGTGACCATGCGCTCGAGCGGCAGCGTCAGGTTGAGCACCAGACGCGGCGCGAAGCCCAGCTCGGTCGGGGCCTTCTGGGACGCCATGCCCAACGCGCACAGCGATGCGAGCGCGAAGTAACACAGCGCGAAGCGAAAGCGTCGCAGCAGCTCGCTCAAGTGATTCGGCTTCCCCGCCGGCGCGCTAGGCCTTGTCCGTCACGTCCCGAAGGAGGTCCACCTCGTCGAGGCAGCGCCCGCAGCCCATCACCACCGCGGTGAATGGGTCCTCCGCCAACATAATCGGCAAACCCGTTTCTTCCCGTAGCAGGATGTCGAGGTTTTGCAGCATCGAGCCGCCGCCGGAGAGCACGATGCCTTTGTCGGCAATGTCTGCTGCGAGCTCGGGGGGTGTCCGTTCGAGGGCGATCTTGGCCGCCTCGACGATCGCGTTCACGGGCTCCGTCAGGGCCTCGCGGACGTCTTCGGTGTGGATCTCGAGCGTCTTGGGCACTCCTGCGACGAGGTCGCGGCCCTTGACCACGAGCGAGCGCTGCTCGTCGGACGGGTACGCGGTGCCGATCTCGATCTTGATGCGTTCGGCCGTACGCTCGCCGATCAGCAGGTTGTACTTGCGCTTCACGTAGTTGAGGATCGCCTCGTCCATCTTGTCGCCGCCCACGCGCACGCTGTTCGCGTAGACGATCCCGGACAGCGAGATGATGGCGACCTCGGTCGTGCCGCCGCCGATGTCGATGATCATGTTCCCCGACGGCTCGGTGATCGGGAGCCCGGCACCGATGGCGGCAGCCATCGGCTCCTCGATGAGATAGACCTCGCGCGCGCTGGCCGAGAGCGCGGACTCGCGCACGGCGCGCTTCTCGACCTCGGTGATTCCCGACGGCACGGAGATCACGATGCGCGGGCGAAGGAAGGTCGAGCGGTTGTGCGCCTTCTGGATGAAGTAGCGCAGCATGGCTTCGGCGATCTCGAAGTCGGCGATCACGCCGTCGCGCAGCGGCCGCACGGCGTGGATCGAGCCCGGCGTGCGGCCGAGCATGCTCTTCGCCTCTTTGCCGACCGCGCGCACCTTGTGCTTGTCGGTGTCGACCGCGACCACCGAGGGCTCGTTCGAGATGATTCCGCGACCCTTGGCGTAGACCAGCGTGTTGGCCGTACCCAGGTCGATGGCCAGGTCGTTCGAGAAGATCCCGAGCACGCGGTTGAGCGCCTTGAGCATGGGCGATCTCGCCTCGTGGCGCCTCCGTCCGAGCGGTAGGCGGAGGGCGTAAGTGCGGACAGTATCGCGGTTTTCCGGACCCCCGGGCGCCGCGCCGCGATTCTACGGGTAGACCTTTCGCTGTGCAAGCTTGGGGCTTGTGGACCGCCCCGAGGAAAGGGCAGTCTGCCTGCCCTCACGGGAGATGCGACATGGGACGAGTGGGAATCTGGGTGCGGAACATCGCGCTCTTGGGGGTTTTGGCCACGTTCGTGTTCTTCTTCGGCCCGCAGAGCCGCAATGGCGGCGGCGGGTCACACGCGGCGGGGGCCGTGGCCACCGTGAACGGGGAGGACATTCCCCGCGACGTGTTCGAGTACTTCCGCGAGATGAACCAGGAGACGTTCCGGCAGTACAGCCAGCAGAACGT
This window encodes:
- the mreD gene encoding rod shape-determining protein MreD — encoded protein: MSSLLRLVGIGIALLLAQTVARLVLPTLAQPNLVLVYALALGLRGGGAQGLVLAFGAGFVEDVLSGSPPGLFALACGTACAATRLLDRALYLRAAAPWAGYVAVYTLVNFALVGAAQRMFAPGSEIAWADHLARAPGAAITTALCAAPLLHVFRRLLVEADRDGSWPVLAAQGARPRP
- the mreC gene encoding rod shape-determining protein MreC; this encodes MSELLRRFRFALCYFALASLCALGMASQKAPTELGFAPRLVLNLTLPLERMVTLPLWELRDVWGDYVSLVGVREENERLRGRLARAEEENHQYREAILSSERFQKLSGFRAQREVPMVPANVIHQDLSNWFQSLIIDQGAAAGIRPGMPVITESGVVGLVSGTTPGASKVLLVVDPQSRVDAYIERTRARGTVRGTSGHECDFEYVLREESLETGDVLLTSGLGTVYPKGLVLGRVASVDRKSSGLFLSAKIAPAVDFTRLEEVFVILEQRQIPDEESFSAADEGLWPAPPKPGAAPKAVAVAPKPAAKPAEPKAHKPAAPPAAAPISPPPELPPPSPGITPAAPAPAPITDPPE
- a CDS encoding rod shape-determining protein, translated to MLKALNRVLGIFSNDLAIDLGTANTLVYAKGRGIISNEPSVVAVDTDKHKVRAVGKEAKSMLGRTPGSIHAVRPLRDGVIADFEIAEAMLRYFIQKAHNRSTFLRPRIVISVPSGITEVEKRAVRESALSASAREVYLIEEPMAAAIGAGLPITEPSGNMIIDIGGGTTEVAIISLSGIVYANSVRVGGDKMDEAILNYVKRKYNLLIGERTAERIKIEIGTAYPSDEQRSLVVKGRDLVAGVPKTLEIHTEDVREALTEPVNAIVEAAKIALERTPPELAADIADKGIVLSGGGSMLQNLDILLREETGLPIMLAEDPFTAVVMGCGRCLDEVDLLRDVTDKA